A genomic stretch from Pochonia chlamydosporia 170 chromosome 4, whole genome shotgun sequence includes:
- a CDS encoding exopolyphosphatase (similar to Metarhizium acridum CQMa 102 XP_007814199.1) — translation MSRATLQAFLTTARNALKAPATQRPKPLTFVVGNESADLDSLCCAIVYAYVRSHTAPHALHIPLSNLPRADLGLRTEMTAVLQHAGLSLSDLLTLSELPDLTPEDTRWLLVDHNCLTGPLKKFKDQVIGCVDHHVDEGSLPHDISPRVIEPCGSCMSLVVDECKPTWTQLQNDTDISPSERESLAKLALAPILLDTINLTAKSKVRPKDPQAVDFLQSQIHETGFSTETYYEQITAVKEDISSLSFRDIFRKDYKQWEENGLTLGISCVVQGFEYLLDKAETKELFLRELEAWADERKLDVAAVMTTSHPGGKFHRQLLVWGMNDRGKEAVGRFRDVGRPLDLERWEDEDGGLDAEGGNTRFAWRQGDLAASRKQVAPLLRQALSGNAKM, via the exons ATGTCGAGGGCAACGCTCCAGGCATTCCTCACCACCGCCCGCAATGCTCTCAAAGCGCCAGCTACTCAAAGACCCAAACCGCTGACCTTTGTTGTTGGCAACGAATCCGCAG ACCTCGACTCGCTTTGCTGTGCCATCGTATACGCCTATGTCCGCAGCCATACCGCCCCCCATGCCTTACACATTCCTCTGTCCAACCTGCCACGCGCAGATCTCGGCCTGCGCACAGAAATGACCGCCGTCCTACAGCACGCTGGTCTCAGTCTATCCGATCTGCTCACCCTCTCAGAACTTCCTGACCTCACGCCAGAAGACACGCGCTGGCTGCTCGTCGACCACAACTGCCTAACCGGCCCGCTGAAGAAATTCAAAGACCAGGTCATCGGCTGTGTAGACCACCACGTCGACGAGGGCAGCCTCCCCCACGACATTTCACCAAGAGTAATCGAACCGTGCGGCAGCTGCATGAGCCTCGTCGTCGACGAATGCAAACCCACGTGGACGCAGCTCCAAAACGACACCGACATTTCCCCCAGCGAGCGCGAAAGCCTCGCAAAGCTAGCACTGGCGCCTATCCTCCTCGACACGATCAACCTAACCGCCAAATCAAAAGTACGCCCCAAAGACCCACAGGCTGTCGACTTCCTCCAGTCGCAGATCCACGAAACGGGCTTCAGCACAGAAACGTACTATGAGCAAATCACCGCTGTGAAGGAGGACATCTCCAGCCTCTCCTTCCGCGACATCTTTCGCAAGGACTACAAGCAGTGGGAGGAGAATGGCCTGACGCTAGGTATAAGCTGTGTTGTCCAGGGGTTCGAGTACCTGCTCGACAAGGCGGAGACGAAGGAGTTGTTTCTGCGGGAACTTGAGGCGTGGGCCGACGAGAGGAAGTTGGATGTCGCGGCTGTGATGACGACGTCGCATCCTGGCGGCAAGTTCCATAGACAGTTGCTGGTTTGGGGGATGAACGACAGGGGGAAAGAAGCGGTTGGGAGGTTTAGAGACGTGGGTAGGCCGTTGGACTTGGAGCGCtgggaggacgaggacgggGGGTTGGATGCTGAGGGTGGAAATACGAGGTTTGCGTGGAGACAGGGTGATTTGGCGGCGAGTAGGAAGCAGGTTGCGCCGTTGTTGAGACAGGCATTGAGTGGGAATGCGAAGATGTAG
- a CDS encoding glutamine amidotransferase type 1 (similar to Metarhizium robertsii ARSEF 23 XP_007821088.1) — MSPIFRRLLPLLLALLIFIYYRSKLLSITNPSKLTKMGSSTALRLAILECDSPQPQTRAQFGGYTGVFTALLASAAKTLTPPQELSSLVSITAHDVVNDLYSYPALEDVDALLLTGSRHTAFDNDPWILKLVDFTKRAIDSGRVKVVGVCFGHQIVGRAVGAGVGKSKKGWEVAVTEVDLTDKGKEIFALDKMRIHQMHHDIVQNFPADAIPLGGNAFCPVQGMYFPGKYITVQGHPEFTNEIISEILFNRHTVGIFTDEEYEDAMKRAPVPHDGVAVGRAFLKFMREG, encoded by the exons ATGTCTCCCATCTTCCGCCGCCTGCTCCCTCTCCTCCTAGctctcctcatcttcatctacTACCGCTCCAAACTACTATCCATCACGAACCCATCCAAGCTCACCAAAATGGGCTCCTCCACCGCCCTCcgcctcgccatcctcgaaTGCGACTCCCCCCAACCCCAGACGCGCGCCCAATTCGGCGGCTACACAGGCGTCTTCACAGCCCTCCTCGCCAGCGCAGCAAAGACACTCACCCCTCCGCAAGAACTATCCAGTCTCGTCAGCATCACTGCGCACGACGTCGTCAACGACTTGTACTCGTACCCTGCGCTGGAAGACGTGGATGCCCTGTTACTAACGGGCTCGCGACACACAGCCTTCGACAATGACCCGTGGATCCTGAAACTCGTCGACTTTACGAAACGGGCTATTGACAGTGGGCGCGTTAAAGTTGTGGGTGTTTGTTTCGGACACCAGATTGTAGGGAGAGCAGTCGGCGCTGGCGTCGGCAAGAGTAAGAAGGGGTGGGAGGTGGCAGTTACGGAGGTCGATTTAACGGATAAGGGTAAAGAGATATTTgcgctggacaagatg CGTATTCATCAAATGCACCATGATATAGTGCAAAACTTTCCGGCGGACGCTATTCCACTGGGTGGGAATGCCTTTTGTCCCGTTCAGGGCATGTATTTTCCTGGGAAATATATCACCGTGCAGGGCCACCCTGAGTTCACAAACGAAATCATTTCTGAAATCTTGTTTAACCGGCATACCGTGGGGATATTCACCGACGAAGAGTATGAGGATGCGATGAAGAGGGCGCCAGTGCCgcatgatggtgttgctgttgggagGGCGTTTTTGAAGTTCATGCGAGAGGGTTGA
- a CDS encoding Plasma membrane G protein coupled receptor (GPCR) (similar to Metarhizium acridum CQMa 102 XP_007814201.1), with translation MVLFLDSKSSISQEDEILSSNGDIFPRLGGTHVDLSSKRLRQLNVAAVVVGSLSLIATLTAVAFFIQMRRSFRHDLILLLILSGLLETLALVILPAVELAQGRIKSHSAFCQVSGFLLSVGIEACDLTVLLIALHTGLYVFRGRSGLYPYRLPAYTLVATGSLMLASLAFVNETGFINSGAYCYLPARPEWTLTALSWAPRYIVCVIIVLTYTCINIYGRWIITRVGEGSKLRKSDEPFLSLPPQLRPRRGSVPPTPPITYHGLIPPTPPCDMGRSDYGWGQSGRHNQVPRAGTRKGSLATLEEGQSLSTTVALPTAQIDWEDRPPVLDNELFQGNSHRGHHKIGSKDEDCSPSPVSRPSTALHNVGCCCMQCTGSRVPHAQYPVNIELELQGDVCTAEPAHNLLMSPSTVNETRLPSSRKKSNRQLRLLFIYPIVYILGWIMPFVAHVSKADRTGNPSELVMCGLVSMCAQGMADSLVFLILEKPWRHPRHERLKCMFTFRRCPTKKNTSTRVGRTREEMVVDGKIARRRREREEVERRLRQQQQQQQQLKQKGGNANKQEWWDVKLAGIDETGGEDIKTSHESAV, from the exons ATGGTGTTATTTTTGGATTCAAAATCTTCGATAAGCCAAGAGGACGAGATACTATCCAGCAATGGTGACATTTTTCCTAGGCTGGGCGGTACCCATGTGGACTTGTCGTCTAAACGTCTGCGGCAACTTAATGTGGCTGCCGTCGTCGTTGGATCGCTGAGCCTGATAGCAACGTTGACTGCCGTGGCATTCTTCATACAAATGCGTCGCAGTTTTCGTCACGA CCTGATCCTTCTTTTGATACTGAGCGGTCTCCTGGAGACGCTCGCCCTTGTCATCCTCCCCGCCGTCGAACTCGCACAAGGCCGAATTAAATCCCACTCAGCCTTTTGCCAAGTCAGTGGATTCTTACTATCAGTAGGCATCGAAGCCTGCGACTTGACGGTACTTTTGATCGCTCTTCACACTGGCTTATATGTTTTCAGAGGACGGAGTGGACTATATCCATATAGGTTGCCAGCTTATACCCTCGTTGCAACGGGGTCATTAATGCTTGCTTCCCTGGCATTCGTCAATGAGACGGGTTTCATTAACTCAGGAGCGTATTGCTATTTGCCGGCGAGACCAGAGTGGACACTTACCGCACTGAGCTGGGCGCCACGATACATCGTTTGCGTGATCATCGTTCTTACCTATACCTGTATTAACATCTACGGGAGGTGGATCATTACCAGAGTGGGCGAAGGCAGCAAACTTCGAAAATCAGATGAACCGTTCCTCAGCCTGCCACCACAACTGCGGCCCAGGCGAGGCTCGGTGccaccaacgcctccaaTAACTTACCACGGACTCATTCCCCCAACACCGCCCTGCGATATGGGCCGTTCGGATTACGGCTGGGGCCAAAGTGGACGACACAACCAGGTGCCGCGCGCTGGGACTCGAAAGGGTTCACTCGCAACACTCGAAGAGGGACAGTCACTGTCGACGACAGTCGCATTGCCTACGGCGCAAATCGACTGGGAAGATCGGCCACCTGTTCTGGACAACGAGCTCTTTCAGGGTAACTCACACCGCGGGCATCATAAGATTGGGTCTAAAGACGAAGATTGCTCACCCTCTCCGGTGAGCCGGCCGAGTACGGCACTTCACAatgttggatgttgctgcATGCAATGCACAGGGAGCCGCGTGCCCCATGCTCAGTACCCAGTCAACATAGAACTGGAACTTCAAGGGGACGTTTGTACAGCCGAGCCAGCTCATAATTTACTCATGTCGCCAAGCACGGTGAACGAAACTCGACTACCGAGCTCACggaagaagagcaatcgCCAGCTGAGACTACTTTTTATATATCCCATTGTTTATATCTTAGGGTGGATCATGCCGTTTGTGGCCCATGTATCCAAGGCAGATCGGACGGGAAACCCGTCTGAGCTCGTCATGTGTGGTCTTGTAAGCATGTGCGCTCAAGGCATGGCGGATTCGTTAGTGTTTCTGATCTTGGAGAAACCGTGGCGCCACCCTAGACACGAACGATTAAAATGCATGTTCACTTTCCGAAGGTGTCCAACCAAGAAGAATACCTCAACAAGAGTTGGCCGTACGAGAGAAGAAATGGTTGTGGATGGTAAGATagcgaggagaaggagggagCGGGAAGAGGTAGAGCGACGACTacgacagcaacagcagcaacaacaacagcttAAGCAGAAGGGCGGCAATGCGAATAAACAAGAGTGGTGGGATGTTAAGCTTGCCGGGATAGACGAAACGGGGGGCGAAGATATAAAAACATCGCACGAGTCAGCAGTGTAG
- a CDS encoding type III restriction enzyme, res subunit domain-containing protein, whose amino-acid sequence MADQDITIKHEDHDIAAISQEPNATPEFINKKEQISPIVQTTSNGAQSPEHLHIKEEPDTVDKPCQGTTDQSLGPGDLGNNDEVATCLDTVKQEPSEHDAATSGCVAAELNPGMCQEAIGLSNIEKRLRKRPDKRQNYDANDDGEREQDSDSDSNSDSEFECSDDASKHATRESGDTSNGKHKIRRRPAARTAREYIPRLYQREDKAWAKQEHSQKKRKADAMNIGPTKRSKMADAGALSEILNSLEHDSTGAIDNAQQFCPMMPDISADTHQKQFELLSRSIPAGADTRRTKTQRRDLKEAAKIFGYKRVKALDGKWLLEGMETPLYSYQLTAAAWMMKREFPRAGPCGGLIADDMGLGKTITSLACVAGNPPESDDLKTYIQGTLVIVPNMEIAEQWESEVKKHCDELFKKSVLVYQSKSKIPAHVYEAQRIVIATTREVLAYFRRVQKENTTTEEILGNNWYRIILDEAHSIKNLKSLTKQNICELKAKYRWALSGTPLSNSVTEIIPYLRFIGFDMHERKNKFRQEYMHENKANEKLETIISMVMYRRTKHDTFLGHTMIDVPPSQTHDIWVPLTDEEEAIYAFVQDFCVQEDKKKADKMTPENKWSKDADNKKIRRRNMYMRGLISHPYNIERLLQTMDEPCQLQELRDKIQQCNDSKPVLDQILANSDARQTLEKYKSGLDRMRGFSNNAFGGRFMFDGHLEAIQQELIAKNTQCVECSASNPEKPFKLYECHHMSCCDCLGRMTQRQLSGQSSRAVRTACPVNGCNALFSSVSRLRTLSVIAAEALRDKSYSPLDIDNNGVVLRRDHDQIGCFVASCAPSGEFPMLPNARLTAAMTVLLSWLTDYPEDKVIVFTQNVTTAKVLGCMLNHAKIGFVYYYGCMGTTKKTMALDTFKSEGNTKVFLAGLKCGGQSLNIVCANRVIIIDPWWNVTSELQAAGRTNRIGQKKNCWVVRIFTTAATDNRIVELQELKSEEIDHALQDDGHIP is encoded by the exons ATGGCAGATCAGGACATAACCATAAAGCATGAGGATCATGATATT GCAGCAATATCTCAAGAGCCTAATGCAACACCagaattcatcaacaagaaagaACAGATCTCACCAATAGTGCAAACAACGTCCAACGGAGCACAAAGCCCAGAGCATTTGCATATCAAGGAGGAGCCAGACACAGTAGACAAACCATGTCAAGGCACAACTGACCAAAGTTTGGGACCAGGCGATCTGGGAAACAACGATGAGGTTGCCACCTGTCTCGACACAGTGAAGCAGGAACCTTCTGAGCATGATGCGGCAACAAGTGGCTGTGTCGCCGCCGAGCTTAACCCTGGCATGTGCCAAGAGGCAATAGGCTTGTCGAACATCGAGAAAAGATTGCGGAAAAGACCTGACAAGCGACAAAACTACGATGCaaatgatgatggtgagCGAGAACAAGACAGCGATAGCGACAGTAACAGCGACAGCGAATTCGAGTGCTCAGATGATGCAAGCAAACATGCAACACGAGAGTCTGGCGATACTTCTAATGGGAAGCACAAAATTAGGCGAAGGCCCGCGGCCAGAACTGCTCGTGAATACATCCCCAGACTCTACCAGAGGGAGGATAAAGCTTGGGCAAAGCAGGAGCACAGCCAAAAGAAACGCAAAGCAGATGCTATGAATATTGGACCGACCAAGAGGTCCAAAATGGCCGATGCTGGTGCTCTATCAGAGATACTCAACTCACTTGAACATGACTCTACCGGCGCAATTGACAACGCTCAACAATTTTGCCCCATGATGCCGGATATAAGTGCAGATACTCATCAAAAGCAGTTTGAGCTGCTTAGTCGCAGCATTCCGGCTGGGGCAGACACTCGCCGAACGAAAACCCAACGCCGTGACCTCAaggaagcagccaagatatTCGGATACAAAAGAGTGAAGGCTTTGGACGGCAAATGGCTCCTAGAGGGGATGGAAACCCCCCTGTACAGTTATCAGCTAACTGCGGCGgcttggatgatgaagagagaATTTCCAAGAGCCGGGCCATGTGGAGGTCTAATTGCCGATGACATGGGGTTGGGTAAGACTATAACGAGCCTTGCTTGTGTGGCAGGCAACCCTCCAGAATCCGATGACTTGAAGACTTATATCCAAGGTACACTGGTAATCGTACCAAACATGGAAATTGCAGAGCAATGGGAGTCAGAAGTCAAGAAACATTGTGACGAGCTTTTCAAAAAGTCTGTACTTGTGTACCAGTCAAAGAGCAAGATCCCGGCTCACGTATATGAAGCCCAAAGGATAGT GATTGCTACAACAAGAGAAGTTTTGGCGTACTTTCGAAGGgtgcaaaaagaaaacaccaccacagaGGAAATACTGGGAAACAACTGGTATAGAATCATCCTGGACGAAGCCCACAGTATCAAAAACTTGAAGAGTCTCA CCAAGCAGAACATATGCGAGCTCAAAGCCAAATACCGTTGGGCTCTGTCAGGAACACCACTCTCAAATTCAGTCACGG aAATTATACCATATCTTAGGTTTATAGGGTTCGATATGCATGAGCGGAAAAACAAGTTTCGCCAGGAATACATGCACGAG AACAAGGCAAACGAAAAATTAGAGACGATTATTTCGATGGTTATGTACCGAAG GACCAAACATGACACATTTCTTGGTCACACAATGATTGATGTTCCACCTAGCCAGACGCATGACATTTGGGTTCCTCTTactgatgaagaagaggctaTCTATGC ATTTGTACAAGACTTTTGTGTccaagaagacaaaaagaaGGCGGACAAGATGACGCCAGAAAATAAATGGAGCAAAGACGCAGACAACAAAAAGATAAGACGACGGAACATGTATATGAGGGGACTCATTTCTCACCCTTATAATATTGAGAGACTGCTGCAGACGATGGACGAACCATGTCAGCTCCAGGAGCTGCGCGATAAGATACAACAATGCAACGATTCGAAGCCTGTCCTTGAtcaaatcttggccaactcgGACGCGCGACAGACTCTAGAGAAATATAAATCTGGCCTTGATCGAATGCGTGGCTTTTCAAACAACGCCTTTGGAGGACGTTTCATGTTTGATGGGCATCTTGAAGCTATTCAGCAAGAACTAATAGCCAAAAATACCCAATGTGTTGAATGCAGTGCCTCCAATCCAGAGAAACCATTTAAGCTATACGAA TGCCACCACATGTCATGTTGCGACTGTTTGGGACGTATGACGCAACGCCAACTATCTGGGCAATCGTCCCGAGCCGTTCGCACG GCATGCCCTGTCAATGGATGCAATGCGCTGTTTTCCAGTGTTTCGCGCCTGCGAACACTTTCGGTTATTGCTGCTGAGGCGCTACGAGACAAATCGTACTCCCCTCTTGACATTGATAATAATGGCGTAGTTTTGAGACGAGACCATGATCAAATTGGATGCTTTGTTGCTAGCTGTGCTCCTTCAGGAGAGTTTCCAATGCTGCCGAATGCCCGACTGACGGCGGCCATGACGGTCCTGCTCAGCTGGCTGACCGACTATCCAGAAGATAAAGTTATAG TATTCACTCAGAATGTGACAACTGCTAAAGTTCTTGGATGCATGCTCAATCACGCAAAGATCGGATTTGTATATTACTACGGATGTATGGGCacaaccaagaagaccatGGCCTTGGACACGTTCAAGAGTGAGGGGAATACGAAAGTCTTC CTTGCAGGACTGAAATGCGGCGGACAATCCCTCAACATTGTTTGCGCCAACCGagtcatcatcatcgacccCTGGTGGAATGTGACATCAGAGCTCCAGGCAGCGGGACGAACAAACCGAATAGGACAGAAGAAGAACTGCTGGGTTGTCCGCATTTTTACTACCGCAGCGACGGACAACCGAATTGTGGAACTGCAAGAGTTGAAGAGCGAAGAAATTGACCACGCCTTGCAGGACGACGGGCATATACCTTAA